The following are encoded together in the Mesoterricola sediminis genome:
- a CDS encoding OmcA/MtrC family decaheme c-type cytochrome — MKPLKRLGALAASAVIALALVGCRGEKGDTGAAGPAGQNGSNGTNGTNGTNGTNGTNGTTPTANVANMTQDQWANLALTGTITKAAVVNGQPVVTFKVTDANGTPVTGLGWTSKSATALYASYPNVALSIAKLVVGADGSGQWMNYIVTSNPTTTTAAGPTKPTTDSIGTLVDNGDGSYVYTFRRDITKAQGILDAATYTGNNVRADLGDVTYVDTLTHRVSLQIAGAFRGTGSNTADGSTSAQSAVNLKVPVNATYDFIPKTGAAITATDAGRTITTTQACNDCHTRLSTFHGGSRWDPNYCSICHTDQRKYGNAEATTTTGGYTGSTNKIANQAVGNMPQFIHRLHAGEILSKTGYNYAGIAFNETTYPMDHRNCVQCHDGSKSAQGDRWKTNPGRNACGACHDSIDWVLGTNHPGGSASDDKYCSQCHSASDIATVYHVAVVPPNPNNTWLGGTNANTNASYVAGITSNLPAGAIKPTWDLKSFTLNASSQPVFVFRFLQDGQRADFNTYSATGKTEFWDNFVGGPSFYVAMALPQDGIATPADYNATASTYFKNVWNGTATGTAAGTLTGPDTNGYYTLTMTGVKIPTTATMVTGGIGYTYGLTSTQPLTQTNVAGYAYNVEGKRQGGLSVPAPNVYKMGATSSTLLSTQVAARRAIVSNAKCNECHAALGVFTEKVYHAGQRNDAPTCVFCHNVNRVNSGWSVNIKDAIHAIHGAGKRVNKFSWEVSAGDYYWQVEYPAILNNCEACHVPGSYDFQNTASANALPNLLWSTVATGTTPATINAIVTGTETVPGTYYSPFVAANTAYGSGYSTNLATAATTNYTDAASTTLVNSPMVAACAGCHDTPVAIAHYKTNGGAFYEARATALLKVEQCALCHASGKTADVRTVHMTFK, encoded by the coding sequence ATGAAACCTCTGAAGAGGTTGGGCGCCCTGGCCGCCAGCGCGGTCATCGCCCTCGCCCTCGTCGGCTGCCGTGGTGAGAAGGGTGATACCGGCGCCGCCGGCCCCGCCGGCCAGAACGGCAGCAACGGCACCAACGGCACCAACGGGACCAACGGCACGAACGGCACCAACGGGACCACCCCGACCGCCAACGTCGCCAACATGACCCAGGACCAGTGGGCCAACCTCGCCCTCACCGGCACGATCACCAAGGCCGCCGTCGTGAACGGCCAGCCCGTCGTGACCTTCAAGGTGACGGACGCCAACGGCACCCCCGTGACCGGCCTGGGCTGGACCTCCAAGTCCGCCACGGCCCTCTACGCCAGCTACCCCAACGTCGCCCTCTCCATCGCCAAGCTGGTGGTGGGCGCCGACGGCAGCGGCCAGTGGATGAACTACATCGTCACGTCCAACCCGACGACCACCACGGCCGCCGGCCCGACCAAGCCCACCACCGACAGCATCGGCACCCTGGTTGACAACGGCGACGGCAGCTACGTCTACACGTTCCGCCGCGACATCACCAAGGCCCAGGGCATCCTCGACGCCGCCACCTACACCGGCAACAACGTCCGCGCCGACCTCGGCGACGTGACCTACGTCGACACCCTGACCCACCGCGTCTCCCTGCAGATCGCGGGCGCCTTCCGCGGCACCGGCAGCAACACCGCCGACGGCTCCACGTCCGCCCAGAGCGCCGTGAACCTCAAGGTTCCCGTCAACGCCACCTACGACTTCATCCCCAAGACCGGCGCCGCCATCACGGCGACCGACGCGGGCCGCACCATCACCACCACCCAGGCCTGCAACGACTGCCACACCCGCCTGAGCACCTTCCATGGCGGCAGCCGCTGGGATCCCAACTACTGCTCGATCTGCCACACCGACCAGCGGAAGTACGGGAACGCCGAGGCGACCACCACCACCGGCGGCTACACCGGCAGCACCAACAAGATCGCGAACCAGGCCGTGGGCAACATGCCCCAGTTCATCCACCGGCTGCACGCCGGCGAGATCCTGAGCAAGACCGGCTACAACTACGCCGGCATCGCCTTCAACGAGACCACCTACCCGATGGACCACCGGAACTGCGTGCAGTGCCACGACGGCTCCAAGTCCGCCCAGGGCGACCGCTGGAAGACCAACCCCGGCCGTAACGCCTGCGGCGCCTGCCACGACAGCATCGACTGGGTCCTCGGCACGAACCACCCCGGCGGCTCCGCCTCCGACGACAAGTACTGCTCCCAGTGCCACAGCGCCAGCGACATCGCCACCGTCTACCACGTGGCCGTCGTTCCCCCCAACCCCAACAACACCTGGCTGGGCGGCACCAACGCCAACACCAACGCGTCCTACGTGGCCGGCATCACCAGCAACCTGCCCGCCGGCGCCATCAAGCCCACCTGGGACCTGAAGAGCTTCACCCTGAACGCCAGCAGCCAGCCGGTGTTCGTGTTCCGCTTCCTCCAGGACGGCCAGCGCGCTGACTTCAACACCTACAGCGCCACCGGCAAGACCGAGTTCTGGGACAACTTCGTGGGCGGCCCCAGCTTCTACGTCGCCATGGCCCTGCCGCAGGACGGCATCGCCACCCCCGCCGACTACAACGCCACCGCCAGCACCTACTTCAAGAACGTCTGGAACGGCACCGCCACCGGCACCGCCGCGGGCACCCTCACCGGCCCCGACACCAACGGCTACTACACCCTCACCATGACCGGGGTGAAGATCCCCACCACCGCCACCATGGTCACCGGCGGCATCGGCTACACCTACGGCCTCACCTCCACCCAGCCCCTGACCCAGACCAACGTTGCCGGCTACGCCTACAACGTCGAGGGCAAGCGGCAGGGCGGCCTGTCCGTCCCCGCGCCCAACGTCTACAAGATGGGCGCCACCTCCAGCACCCTGCTGTCCACCCAGGTGGCCGCTCGCCGTGCCATCGTCAGCAACGCCAAGTGCAACGAGTGCCACGCCGCCCTGGGCGTGTTCACCGAGAAGGTCTACCACGCCGGCCAGCGCAACGACGCCCCCACCTGCGTGTTCTGCCACAACGTGAACCGCGTCAACAGCGGCTGGTCCGTGAACATCAAGGACGCCATCCACGCCATCCACGGCGCCGGCAAGCGGGTCAACAAGTTCAGCTGGGAAGTCTCCGCCGGCGACTACTACTGGCAGGTCGAGTACCCCGCCATCCTGAACAACTGCGAAGCCTGCCACGTTCCGGGGTCCTATGACTTCCAGAACACCGCCAGCGCCAACGCCCTGCCCAACCTGCTGTGGAGCACCGTGGCCACCGGCACGACCCCTGCCACGATCAACGCGATCGTGACCGGCACCGAGACCGTCCCCGGCACCTACTACAGCCCCTTCGTGGCCGCCAACACCGCCTACGGCAGCGGCTACTCCACGAACCTGGCCACCGCCGCCACGACCAACTACACGGATGCCGCCAGCACCACGCTGGTGAACTCCCCGATGGTCGCCGCCTGCGCCGGCTGCCACGACACCCCCGTCGCCATCGCCCACTACAAGACGAACGGCGGCGCCTTCTACGAAGCCCGCGCCACCGCGCTCCTGAAGGTCGAGCAGTGCGCCCTGTGCCACGCCTCCGGCAAGACCGCCGACGTCCGCACGGTCCACATGACCTTCAAGTGA
- a CDS encoding ComEA family DNA-binding protein → MTRFPQLLLAATLALFAAAPAIAQEEEAPRAPVHKKTTKQAKPRKAPKKIPYEKRVDINKASREQILKVKGMTPTLVDRILRDRPYKTNAELITRSGFQRKDYDAVRGLIVCGQDLKAPAKPAPKK, encoded by the coding sequence ATGACCCGATTCCCCCAGCTCCTCCTCGCCGCCACCCTCGCCCTCTTCGCCGCCGCGCCCGCCATCGCCCAGGAGGAGGAGGCTCCCCGGGCGCCGGTGCACAAGAAAACCACCAAGCAGGCGAAGCCCCGCAAGGCGCCCAAGAAGATCCCCTACGAGAAGCGGGTGGACATCAACAAGGCGAGCCGGGAGCAGATCCTGAAGGTGAAGGGCATGACCCCCACCCTGGTCGACCGCATCCTCCGCGACCGCCCCTACAAGACCAATGCGGAACTCATCACCCGCAGCGGCTTCCAGCGGAAGGACTACGACGCCGTCCGCGGCCTCATCGTCTGCGGCCAGGACCTGAAGGCCCCCGCCAAGCCCGCCCCGAAGAAGTAG
- a CDS encoding Crp/Fnr family transcriptional regulator, which translates to MDTPVWYQAPLFRTLAAPQRERLARIVTTRTLEPEAMLFMEQDPCTGFYVLVEGAIQLTRSSSVPGAHPTLAVVTPVNSFAEAALFGGEAFPATATAVKPSRVVHFPKAAFLGAMREDPDLALAIIHAQTLWLRRLIQKVEQLTASDSSDRLRSWVEEYVPRGGSFVLPVTKKTLAAQLGMTPETLSRGLRSMQDEGLLEVKGRVLRRGRS; encoded by the coding sequence ATGGACACCCCGGTCTGGTACCAAGCCCCCCTCTTCCGCACCCTGGCGGCCCCCCAGCGTGAGCGCCTCGCGCGCATCGTGACCACCCGGACCCTCGAACCCGAGGCCATGCTGTTCATGGAGCAGGATCCCTGCACCGGCTTCTACGTCCTCGTCGAGGGGGCGATCCAGCTCACCCGGAGCAGTTCCGTTCCCGGGGCCCACCCCACCCTGGCCGTGGTCACCCCCGTCAACAGCTTCGCCGAGGCTGCGCTCTTCGGAGGCGAGGCCTTCCCGGCCACGGCCACGGCCGTGAAGCCCTCCCGGGTCGTCCACTTCCCCAAGGCGGCCTTCCTCGGCGCCATGCGGGAGGACCCGGACCTGGCCCTGGCCATCATCCACGCCCAGACCCTCTGGCTCCGGCGCCTGATCCAGAAGGTGGAGCAGCTGACGGCCTCCGACAGCTCGGACCGCCTCCGGTCCTGGGTGGAGGAATATGTGCCCCGGGGGGGGAGCTTCGTGCTTCCCGTCACAAAGAAGACGCTGGCCGCCCAGCTCGGGATGACCCCCGAGACCCTGTCCCGGGGACTGCGATCCATGCAGGACGAGGGTCTGCTGGAAGTCAAGGGCCGGGTGCTGCGCCGGGGCCGGTCCTAG
- a CDS encoding TrmH family RNA methyltransferase encodes MITSRANPRYRDLRDRISQGGARRSHTLLLGAKLIEAWAAAPHASRLEPELWLRLEGAAPHPLEAGLGLPALVLGETLMRDLADAGSPPDQALLARLRPDPEGPLPDRVIVPWGIQDPGNLGAILRSAAAFGFGEALLGPGCADPFAPRALRGSMGAAFLMPLRRVPRLEPDGAAWLALDGGEGALPLAEAPLEGPLRLLVGNEGHGFRGADLPPGLIRVAIPTRGVESLNAAVAAGIACHETARRRGFRP; translated from the coding sequence TTGATCACTAGCCGGGCGAATCCCAGATACCGGGACCTCCGCGACCGGATCTCCCAGGGGGGTGCCCGCCGGTCCCACACCCTGCTGCTGGGCGCCAAGCTCATCGAGGCCTGGGCGGCGGCCCCCCACGCCTCCCGGCTCGAACCGGAACTGTGGCTGCGCCTGGAGGGGGCCGCGCCCCACCCCCTGGAGGCGGGGCTCGGCCTGCCCGCCCTCGTCCTCGGCGAGACCCTGATGCGGGACCTGGCGGACGCGGGGAGCCCCCCGGACCAGGCCCTCCTGGCCCGCCTCCGGCCGGACCCCGAGGGGCCCCTTCCCGACCGGGTCATCGTCCCCTGGGGGATCCAGGACCCCGGCAACCTGGGGGCCATCCTGCGCAGCGCCGCCGCCTTCGGCTTCGGGGAGGCCCTCCTGGGCCCCGGCTGCGCCGACCCCTTCGCCCCCCGGGCCCTGCGCGGCTCCATGGGGGCCGCCTTCCTCATGCCCCTCCGCCGCGTCCCGCGGCTGGAGCCCGACGGCGCGGCCTGGCTCGCCCTGGACGGCGGCGAGGGCGCCCTGCCCCTGGCCGAAGCCCCCCTGGAGGGCCCCCTGCGGCTCCTCGTGGGCAACGAGGGGCACGGCTTCCGGGGCGCGGACCTGCCCCCGGGCCTCATCCGGGTGGCCATCCCCACCCGGGGGGTGGAGAGCCTGAACGCCGCCGTCGCCGCGGGCATCGCCTGCCACGAGACGGCCCGCCGCCGGGGGTTCCGGCCGTGA
- a CDS encoding nitrilase-related carbon-nitrogen hydrolase, whose amino-acid sequence MRGLRDAALVALAYLLANRFPAPSGWGYAEAAGAFLLPAAAFAALGRGRRAGWIFLGFLAGTAGGFHWVPEVMRSKGGLPWAGALGAGFLFWGYEAAGLLAVTLLGRLALRRGPAAGALAAAAGIVLWQAFAFHIYDFSFGASLGGVPWMARGAAFLGTHGLAALLWGLGAWSGFQAAAGAPWRRRLTAPCLLLALLAGLGGAWRLLPRGPEHRLDVVMVQPGYPPGVRLPLMEADMWRRTDAALRAASLPRPERATLVLWPESAVLGRDDRLASDRLREEARRRGVAWLYGTEGGPFNLVRGEAAGRPAFVQAKVLPMPFGERMPGPAPVRAWLDAQLGFYSAEPGDLGPGSSFAFPAPGGLLKAHPLICSEALVETRVARGLALAGGDLLTNHTNDGWFDRSPATDLHAAQVRLRAVETGLPLLRATLTGKSGLFRADGSWELWGGPMTEAAYAFPLAWRPVATPARAPWLVPALLALLGAALAAALVLPARGPAR is encoded by the coding sequence GTGAGGGGCCTCCGCGACGCGGCCCTGGTGGCCCTGGCCTACCTGCTGGCGAACCGCTTTCCCGCGCCCTCCGGATGGGGCTACGCCGAGGCCGCGGGCGCCTTCCTCCTGCCCGCGGCGGCCTTCGCGGCCCTGGGCCGGGGCCGCCGGGCGGGATGGATCTTCCTGGGGTTCCTGGCCGGCACCGCCGGGGGGTTCCACTGGGTGCCCGAGGTGATGCGCAGCAAGGGGGGCCTGCCCTGGGCCGGGGCCCTGGGCGCCGGGTTCCTCTTCTGGGGCTACGAGGCCGCGGGGCTCCTGGCGGTCACCCTCCTGGGGCGGCTCGCCCTGCGCCGGGGCCCCGCCGCCGGCGCCCTCGCGGCGGCCGCCGGCATCGTCCTGTGGCAGGCCTTCGCGTTCCACATCTACGATTTCAGCTTCGGGGCCTCCCTGGGCGGAGTGCCCTGGATGGCCCGGGGCGCCGCCTTCCTGGGCACCCACGGGCTGGCCGCCCTCCTCTGGGGCCTGGGCGCCTGGAGCGGGTTCCAGGCCGCCGCGGGCGCCCCCTGGCGGCGGCGCCTCACGGCCCCCTGCCTCCTCCTGGCCCTCCTGGCCGGGCTCGGCGGGGCGTGGCGCCTGCTGCCCCGCGGCCCGGAGCACCGCCTCGACGTGGTGATGGTGCAGCCGGGGTATCCCCCCGGCGTCCGGCTCCCCCTCATGGAGGCGGACATGTGGCGCCGCACCGACGCGGCCCTCCGCGCCGCGTCCCTGCCCCGTCCGGAGCGGGCCACCCTGGTGCTCTGGCCCGAGAGCGCCGTCCTCGGCCGCGACGACCGGCTGGCCTCCGACCGCCTCCGGGAGGAGGCCCGCCGGCGCGGAGTGGCCTGGCTCTACGGCACCGAGGGCGGCCCCTTCAACCTGGTGCGGGGCGAGGCCGCGGGCCGGCCCGCCTTCGTCCAGGCCAAGGTCCTCCCCATGCCCTTCGGCGAGCGCATGCCCGGGCCCGCCCCCGTGCGGGCCTGGCTCGACGCCCAGCTGGGATTCTATTCCGCCGAACCCGGCGACCTGGGCCCCGGCTCCAGCTTCGCCTTCCCCGCCCCCGGCGGCCTCCTGAAGGCCCACCCCCTCATCTGCAGCGAGGCCCTGGTGGAGACCCGCGTGGCCCGCGGCCTGGCCCTGGCCGGCGGCGATCTCCTCACCAACCACACCAACGACGGCTGGTTCGACCGGAGCCCCGCCACCGACCTCCACGCGGCCCAGGTCCGCCTGCGGGCGGTGGAGACCGGCCTCCCCCTCCTCCGGGCCACCCTGACCGGCAAGTCGGGCCTTTTCCGGGCCGACGGGAGCTGGGAGCTCTGGGGCGGCCCCATGACCGAAGCCGCCTACGCCTTCCCCCTGGCGTGGCGCCCTGTGGCCACCCCGGCCCGGGCGCCCTGGCTCGTCCCGGCCCTCCTCGCCCTCCTCGGCGCCGCCCTGGCCGCGGCCCTGGTCCTCCCGGCGCGCGGACCCGCCCGCTGA
- a CDS encoding RrF2 family transcriptional regulator — protein sequence MLFSTATGYALRALAAMPEDGTYSLAKDLASHLSLPGPYLAKILQSLAQEGILHSVRGPRGGFRLARPAHRITVGEVVEALEGIETMSGCVMGFAQCDNHDNPCPLHKAWNEVKAHMDASMTHVTIRDLQILDLQHHREHRELATVRR from the coding sequence ATGCTTTTCTCGACTGCCACCGGATACGCACTCAGGGCCCTGGCGGCCATGCCAGAGGATGGCACGTACAGCCTCGCCAAGGACCTGGCCTCGCACCTCAGCCTGCCTGGCCCCTACCTGGCCAAGATCCTCCAGTCCCTGGCCCAGGAGGGCATCCTCCATTCGGTGCGCGGGCCCCGGGGCGGCTTCCGCCTGGCCAGGCCGGCCCACCGCATCACCGTGGGCGAGGTCGTCGAGGCCCTCGAGGGCATCGAGACGATGTCGGGCTGCGTGATGGGCTTCGCCCAGTGCGACAACCACGACAACCCCTGCCCCCTCCACAAGGCCTGGAACGAGGTCAAGGCGCACATGGACGCGTCCATGACCCACGTGACCATCCGGGACCTGCAGATCCTGGACCTGCAGCACCACCGGGAGCACCGGGAACTGGCGACGGTCCGCCGCTAA